A genome region from Nocardia sp. NBC_01730 includes the following:
- a CDS encoding SigB/SigF/SigG family RNA polymerase sigma factor — protein MSETRQNDDADTLTTEDAVEESETLEAAGAVPGYDDVGLLFGQLTASEPGTARHTALRAELISRCIPLADHIARKFSGRGEPFDDLTQVARVGLVHAVDRFDIERGSNFLSFAVPTIMGEVRRYFRDNTWAMRVPRRVKETHLRIGAAIDSLSQSLGRAPTAKEIAAELDVHPDEVTQAVIAGNAYQPSSIDAATLGRDTEASLLDTLGEEESQFDRVEEYVAIRPLLAGLPERERRILTMRFFESMTQTQIAQQMGISQMHVSRILAKTLARLRDQSSRE, from the coding sequence GTGTCCGAAACCCGACAAAACGACGACGCCGACACGCTGACCACGGAGGACGCCGTCGAGGAGAGCGAAACCCTCGAGGCCGCGGGCGCGGTCCCTGGTTACGACGATGTCGGACTGCTCTTCGGGCAGCTCACCGCCAGTGAGCCGGGCACCGCTCGGCACACCGCGCTACGCGCGGAACTGATCAGCCGCTGCATCCCGCTCGCCGACCACATCGCACGCAAGTTCAGCGGACGCGGCGAACCGTTCGACGACCTCACCCAGGTGGCCAGGGTCGGTCTGGTGCACGCGGTGGACCGCTTCGACATCGAGCGGGGATCGAACTTCCTATCCTTCGCGGTGCCGACCATCATGGGGGAGGTCCGCCGCTATTTCCGCGACAATACGTGGGCGATGCGAGTCCCGCGGCGGGTCAAGGAAACTCACCTGCGCATCGGCGCGGCGATCGACTCGCTCTCGCAAAGCCTCGGCCGCGCGCCGACCGCAAAGGAGATCGCGGCGGAGTTGGACGTCCATCCGGACGAGGTGACGCAGGCCGTCATCGCGGGCAACGCCTACCAGCCGAGCTCGATCGACGCGGCCACGCTGGGCCGCGACACCGAAGCCTCGCTGCTGGACACCCTCGGCGAGGAGGAGTCCCAGTTCGACCGTGTCGAGGAATACGTCGCGATCCGGCCGCTGCTGGCCGGACTGCCCGAGCGGGAACGCCGGATCCTCACCATGCGATTCTTCGAATCGATGACACAAACCCAGATCGCACAGCAGATGGGGATCTCGCAGATGCACGTGTCGCGCATCCTGGCGAAAACCCTTGCCCGCCTGCGCGATCAGTCCAGCCGCGAGTGA
- a CDS encoding MmcQ/YjbR family DNA-binding protein → MTWQDVVALATELPGVEESIWWRSPALKVDDKGFARLRREARGRARAGLRDGGERGAAGLRRSRLLHTPHYDGCAYILVDLDRVASDRLREMLDAAWWLTAPAKARTLRERGRG, encoded by the coding sequence ATGACCTGGCAGGACGTAGTGGCTTTGGCGACCGAGCTCCCGGGCGTGGAAGAGTCGATCTGGTGGCGCAGCCCGGCGTTGAAGGTCGACGACAAGGGGTTCGCCCGGTTGCGTCGCGAGGCCCGAGGGCGGGCTCGTGCCGGTCTACGAGATGGCGGAGAAAGAGGCGCTGCTGGTCTCCGGCGATCCCGGCTACTACACACGCCGCACTATGACGGCTGCGCCTACATCCTTGTCGACCTGGATCGCGTTGCCTCCGATCGGCTGCGTGAGATGTTGGACGCCGCCTGGTGGCTCACCGCCCCGGCGAAGGCGCGCACGCTGCGCGAACGCGGGCGGGGCTGA
- a CDS encoding RsmB/NOP family class I SAM-dependent RNA methyltransferase, with translation MTQNRNGTAQSRAAEQPSRGGGKGEAGGRNRDERRASTGQRATGGRTDRSTEQRPARATTKPKTVARQDARGAGRSARHENVDPPRSVARDVLRAVRERDAYANLVLPALLRDRGLSGRDAALATELAYGACRSLGLLDAVIAEGAGRPIEEIDGPLLDVLRLGAYQLLRTRIGAHAAVDTSVALTRAEFGTGKAGFVNAVLRRAGERTTEQWVETLAPADPVGRLAFEYAHPVWIAQAFADALGARAGELREVLAADDARPLVHLVARPGDITAEELALVTGGAEGRWSPYAVYLEGGDPGKLEPVREGMAAVQDEGSQLVALALTRAGLDGRDNGRWLDLCAGPGGKAALLGAIAAIDGFRVDAVEPAEHRAELVRKTVRDLPVDVHVADGRASGLTRGYDRILVDAPCTGLGALRRRPEARWRRTPGDVRELVVLQRELLTAAWDLLRPGGVVVYSTCSPHLAETVSVVADAVRRLGAEQLDARDLLPGVTDVGDGPGAQLWPHRHGTDAMFLAALRKPR, from the coding sequence GTGACGCAGAACCGGAACGGTACCGCGCAATCGCGCGCCGCCGAGCAGCCTTCTCGGGGTGGCGGCAAGGGCGAGGCGGGCGGGCGCAACCGTGACGAACGGCGTGCCTCGACGGGGCAGCGGGCGACGGGGGGGCGAACAGATCGTTCCACCGAGCAGCGCCCGGCGCGCGCCACCACGAAGCCGAAGACTGTTGCGCGTCAAGATGCGCGGGGCGCCGGTCGATCTGCCCGACACGAGAACGTCGATCCGCCGCGGTCGGTCGCCAGGGACGTGCTGCGCGCGGTGCGCGAACGCGACGCCTACGCCAATCTCGTCCTGCCCGCTCTGCTGCGGGACCGTGGGTTGTCCGGGCGGGACGCGGCCTTGGCGACCGAACTCGCCTATGGCGCGTGCCGGTCGCTCGGGCTGCTCGACGCGGTGATCGCCGAGGGAGCAGGCAGGCCGATCGAGGAGATCGACGGGCCGCTCCTGGACGTACTGCGGTTGGGTGCCTATCAGCTGCTGCGGACCAGGATCGGCGCGCACGCCGCGGTCGACACTTCGGTGGCCCTGACCCGCGCCGAATTCGGCACCGGCAAGGCCGGTTTCGTGAACGCAGTCCTGCGGCGGGCGGGGGAGCGGACCACCGAGCAATGGGTCGAAACGCTCGCGCCCGCCGACCCCGTCGGCAGGTTGGCCTTCGAGTATGCGCACCCGGTGTGGATCGCGCAGGCGTTCGCCGATGCGCTCGGCGCGCGGGCGGGGGAGCTGCGCGAGGTACTCGCCGCAGACGACGCCCGACCGCTCGTGCATCTGGTGGCCAGGCCCGGCGACATCACCGCGGAGGAACTCGCGCTGGTGACCGGTGGCGCGGAAGGCCGATGGTCGCCGTACGCGGTGTACCTGGAAGGCGGCGACCCAGGCAAGCTCGAGCCGGTGCGCGAGGGCATGGCAGCAGTACAGGACGAAGGAAGCCAGTTGGTCGCGCTCGCGCTGACGCGGGCCGGACTCGATGGCCGAGACAACGGCCGCTGGCTCGACCTGTGCGCGGGACCGGGCGGCAAGGCCGCACTGCTCGGGGCGATCGCCGCGATCGACGGCTTCCGGGTCGACGCGGTCGAGCCCGCCGAGCACCGCGCCGAACTGGTGCGCAAAACGGTGCGCGACCTTCCGGTCGACGTCCACGTCGCCGATGGCCGCGCGAGCGGACTGACTCGCGGCTACGACCGCATCCTGGTGGATGCCCCGTGCACCGGCTTGGGCGCCCTGCGCCGCAGGCCGGAGGCGCGTTGGCGGCGGACCCCTGGGGATGTCCGTGAACTGGTCGTGCTGCAGCGCGAATTACTCACCGCCGCATGGGATCTGCTGCGGCCGGGCGGGGTCGTCGTGTACTCGACCTGTTCCCCGCATCTGGCCGAGACAGTGTCTGTCGTCGCCGATGCCGTGCGTCGTCTGGGTGCCGAGCAGTTGGACGCCCGCGACCTGCTGCCCGGCGTCACCGACGTCGGCGACGGACCAGGGGCGCAACTGTGGCCGCACCGGCACGGCACCGACGCGATGTTCCTGGCCGCGCTCCGCAAGCCGCGCTGA
- the fmt gene encoding methionyl-tRNA formyltransferase, which translates to MRIVFAGTPEPAVPSLRRFLESGRHELVAVVTRPDAVAGRGRKVTRSPVGRLADERGIPVLTPRRPSEPEFIAQLTELAPDCCPVVAYGALLPQQVLDIPRFGWINLHFSLLPAWRGAAPVQAAIDGGDEITGASTFQIEAGLDTGPVFGMVTEKISVTDTAGTLLERLADSGARLLEATLDGVEDGSLQAVPQSNDGVSYAPKVGVEAGHVRWDQPALAIGRRIRAVTPAPGAWTEVDGTRLKLGPVELVEEVLPERAIEVRKTGVFIGTATTAVRLDQVQPQGKRMMAALDWARGARLRPGAVVE; encoded by the coding sequence ATGCGCATCGTCTTCGCGGGGACCCCCGAACCGGCGGTGCCGTCGCTGCGGCGCTTCCTGGAATCGGGGCGCCACGAGCTGGTCGCGGTGGTCACCCGGCCGGATGCGGTGGCAGGGCGGGGTCGCAAGGTCACCAGGTCCCCGGTCGGCAGGCTGGCCGACGAGCGCGGTATTCCGGTGCTCACGCCGCGGCGGCCGTCCGAGCCCGAATTCATTGCGCAACTCACCGAATTGGCGCCGGACTGCTGCCCTGTGGTGGCCTACGGCGCGCTGCTGCCACAGCAGGTGCTCGATATCCCCCGGTTCGGCTGGATCAACCTGCACTTCTCGCTACTGCCCGCCTGGCGCGGGGCCGCACCGGTGCAGGCAGCGATCGACGGCGGCGACGAGATCACCGGCGCGTCGACCTTCCAGATCGAGGCCGGACTGGACACCGGCCCGGTGTTCGGCATGGTGACCGAGAAGATCTCCGTTACCGACACCGCGGGTACGCTGCTGGAGCGACTCGCCGACAGTGGCGCCCGGCTGCTCGAGGCGACCCTGGATGGTGTGGAAGACGGTTCGCTGCAAGCGGTTCCGCAGTCCAACGACGGCGTCTCCTACGCGCCGAAGGTCGGCGTCGAGGCCGGGCACGTCCGGTGGGATCAGCCCGCGCTGGCCATCGGCAGACGTATCCGCGCGGTCACCCCTGCGCCGGGGGCGTGGACCGAGGTCGACGGCACCCGGCTCAAGCTCGGCCCGGTCGAGCTGGTGGAGGAGGTGTTGCCGGAGCGGGCGATCGAGGTCCGCAAGACCGGCGTCTTCATCGGCACCGCGACCACCGCCGTGCGGCTGGATCAGGTTCAGCCGCAGGGCAAGCGCATGATGGCCGCGCTCGACTGGGCGCGTGGTGCGCGCCTGCGGCCCGGCGCGGTGGTCGAGTGA
- the def gene encoding peptide deformylase, whose protein sequence is MTIQPVRLFGDPILRARATEVTAFDRDLRQLVTDLTETMHDDGGVGMAAPQIGVGLRVFVYDTGDAAGHLVNPQWEVIGDEEQVGPEGCLSIPGVRYDTRRARRVRASGVDLDGAPVTWQAEGLLARCVQHETDHLDGVLFIDRLDPAQRKEAMRTIRESDWFSAGSTVRPARSLSGTGQANPFGLGR, encoded by the coding sequence GTGACCATTCAGCCCGTTCGCCTGTTCGGCGATCCCATCCTGCGTGCCCGCGCCACGGAGGTCACCGCGTTCGACCGCGACCTGCGACAGCTGGTGACCGACCTGACCGAGACCATGCACGACGACGGCGGAGTCGGCATGGCGGCGCCGCAGATCGGGGTCGGGCTGCGTGTGTTCGTCTACGACACCGGCGATGCCGCAGGACACCTGGTGAACCCGCAGTGGGAGGTCATCGGTGACGAGGAGCAGGTCGGTCCGGAGGGCTGCCTGTCGATACCCGGAGTGCGTTACGACACGCGGCGCGCGCGGCGCGTGCGCGCGTCCGGTGTGGACCTGGACGGCGCGCCCGTCACGTGGCAGGCGGAGGGGCTCCTCGCGCGGTGCGTGCAGCACGAGACCGATCACCTCGACGGCGTGCTGTTCATCGATCGCCTCGACCCGGCCCAGCGCAAGGAGGCGATGCGGACCATCCGCGAATCCGATTGGTTCTCCGCAGGATCGACGGTACGGCCCGCGCGGTCGCTGAGTGGAACGGGCCAAGCCAACCCGTTCGGGCTGGGCCGTTGA
- a CDS encoding methyltransferase: MAASKKKVPPLPVIRVVERIRAALTVLNRKLTPPPLALFEMIAAASTAQAVCAAAQLGIADALAAGPRDLADLAADIDADPDYLRRLLRWLISQDIFTQHPDGTYGLTPLAEPLRADAPVSMRNFALFIGSPQHRQYWSYLSDAVRTGAAVIPEGMDGLPFFDYVRKDREFGAVFDGAMTSISELMLEPMLAAGHFNRFGTIVDVGGGRGRLLAEILARAPETRGVLFDLPEIVADVQAPDRCTVVAGSFFDTVPEGGDAYVLKHIVHDWADSEAEKILRTVHRAMAGSARLLLLEVVLPEGNRPHRGNFLDLEMMVSAGGRERTEREFRELLTAAGFELVRITPTATPDSILEARKAE; the protein is encoded by the coding sequence ATGGCTGCAAGCAAGAAAAAGGTTCCACCGCTGCCCGTGATCCGGGTCGTCGAGCGGATTCGCGCCGCATTGACGGTACTGAACCGGAAGCTCACACCCCCACCTCTCGCCCTGTTCGAGATGATTGCCGCCGCCTCGACGGCACAGGCCGTCTGTGCGGCTGCTCAGCTCGGCATCGCCGACGCGTTGGCCGCAGGCCCGCGCGACCTCGCGGATCTGGCGGCCGACATCGACGCCGATCCCGACTACCTGCGGCGACTGCTTCGCTGGCTGATCAGCCAGGACATCTTCACCCAGCACCCGGACGGAACCTACGGTCTGACACCGCTCGCCGAACCCCTACGCGCGGACGCGCCGGTGTCCATGCGCAATTTCGCGCTGTTCATCGGCTCTCCCCAGCATCGCCAGTACTGGTCATACCTGAGCGATGCGGTGCGGACCGGGGCCGCGGTGATTCCCGAGGGCATGGATGGTCTTCCGTTCTTCGACTACGTCCGCAAAGACCGCGAATTCGGTGCCGTCTTCGACGGCGCCATGACCAGTATTTCGGAGCTGATGCTGGAACCGATGCTGGCCGCCGGTCACTTCAACCGATTCGGAACGATCGTCGACGTCGGCGGTGGGCGGGGCAGGCTGCTCGCCGAAATTCTCGCCCGAGCACCCGAAACCCGCGGCGTTCTCTTCGATCTGCCCGAAATCGTCGCCGACGTGCAGGCACCAGACCGGTGCACCGTCGTTGCCGGTTCCTTTTTCGATACAGTTCCCGAGGGCGGAGACGCCTATGTTCTCAAACATATCGTGCACGACTGGGCCGACAGTGAGGCCGAGAAGATCCTGCGCACCGTGCACCGCGCCATGGCCGGGTCGGCACGACTGTTGTTGCTGGAAGTAGTTCTCCCCGAAGGAAATCGGCCACACCGGGGTAATTTCCTCGATCTGGAGATGATGGTCAGCGCCGGTGGTCGCGAGCGCACCGAACGGGAATTCCGCGAGCTTCTCACCGCCGCGGGATTCGAGTTGGTCCGCATCACCCCCACCGCCACACCCGACAGCATCCTAGAAGCGCGCAAGGCGGAGTGA
- a CDS encoding FAD-dependent monooxygenase: MSSSSSPRSALLIGAGIGGLTLALALARRGVTVEVIDINPDRNVAGWGLSLTGPSLRALDALGLADECIAAGYGITAISNCGSNGEVRNIIPLPPLLGPQRPSQIGLGRPALYDILCEAALAAGVVISYGRTIDGLHDNGETVRATVSDGTERFADIVVGADGVHSRVRSLLGIPSSSRYIGQMVWRALVPRPGWATSLHTFAGTGNNAGLVPIADDRAYVFLTENQAEPTLIPEDTLADSMRELLAPFSGRVAEVRDLITDSAFVVRRPVQVVMVEGPWHHGRTVIIGDAAHAPSPQLVSGAALAIEDGVLLAEELAAAADVEKALVAFTRRRLERCRLVVESSVRIADLGRTGRHAEADDVQQRCHRAMAVPV; the protein is encoded by the coding sequence GTGAGTTCGTCGTCTTCCCCTCGCAGTGCCCTGCTGATCGGCGCCGGCATCGGCGGACTTACCCTCGCGCTCGCGCTCGCGCGACGCGGCGTCACCGTAGAAGTCATAGATATCAATCCGGACCGCAACGTCGCCGGCTGGGGGCTCAGCCTCACTGGACCGAGTCTGCGAGCTCTCGATGCGCTCGGTCTCGCCGACGAGTGCATCGCCGCCGGTTACGGAATCACGGCAATCAGCAACTGCGGCTCGAACGGGGAAGTGCGCAACATCATCCCCTTGCCGCCGCTGCTCGGTCCACAGCGTCCCAGCCAGATCGGGCTCGGCCGGCCGGCGCTGTACGACATCCTCTGCGAGGCTGCGCTGGCAGCCGGAGTCGTGATCAGCTACGGGCGCACGATCGACGGGCTGCACGACAACGGAGAAACTGTCCGGGCCACCGTCAGCGACGGCACTGAGCGCTTCGCCGATATCGTCGTCGGTGCCGACGGGGTCCATTCCCGGGTGCGGTCGTTGCTCGGCATTCCCAGCAGTTCGCGATACATCGGGCAGATGGTCTGGCGGGCTCTCGTACCTCGCCCGGGCTGGGCGACATCACTGCACACCTTCGCGGGCACTGGAAACAACGCTGGGCTCGTCCCGATCGCGGACGACCGAGCGTACGTCTTCCTCACCGAGAACCAGGCGGAGCCTACCCTGATACCGGAGGACACCCTGGCCGACAGCATGCGGGAGCTGCTGGCTCCATTCAGCGGGCGAGTCGCCGAGGTCCGTGACCTCATCACCGATTCGGCGTTCGTCGTGCGGCGGCCTGTGCAGGTGGTCATGGTCGAGGGCCCATGGCACCACGGCCGCACCGTGATCATCGGTGATGCCGCGCATGCGCCCTCACCGCAATTGGTCAGTGGCGCCGCTCTCGCCATCGAGGACGGCGTTCTGCTCGCCGAGGAATTGGCCGCGGCGGCCGACGTCGAGAAGGCACTGGTCGCTTTCACACGGCGGCGGCTGGAGCGATGCCGACTGGTAGTCGAGTCCTCGGTCCGAATCGCCGACCTCGGTCGCACCGGCCGGCACGCCGAAGCAGACGACGTGCAGCAGCGATGCCACCGAGCGATGGCTGTGCCGGTGTGA